One Fuerstiella marisgermanici DNA window includes the following coding sequences:
- a CDS encoding FHA domain-containing protein, producing the protein MSAFLQIYEAGSARDVAVLPNGKPLTIGRGEKNDVPVPTDGQMSSRHASLTLTGASCVLRDLDSTNGTWLNDQPVAAVELQGPAIFRCGTTYFQLDWPSHAPASKAAAASPEQQNSVGSTAGAAPGPGSPPKANSLVTKSWADAEIFDLRMTGGFCGASALEITQRFSLADQIELVPAEGEGAEEFVARLLAAEDDIAAIEFLAFALPRRCAIWWLIQCLRSDFEFEGHERNVLDLSEAWVRRPNRQTRRQPLKLAERHEVEGLARWVADAVFHSHGSLAAANTPEVQPKVTLAGKTILAAVSLAVVDCEPDQIADRRRRYIADALCFATQDSPWS; encoded by the coding sequence ATGTCAGCCTTTCTTCAAATTTACGAAGCGGGTTCAGCTCGAGATGTCGCCGTTCTACCGAACGGCAAGCCGCTAACAATTGGCCGAGGTGAAAAAAACGACGTCCCCGTGCCAACCGACGGGCAGATGTCGTCTCGGCATGCTTCCTTAACCTTGACCGGCGCAAGTTGTGTGCTGCGGGATTTGGACAGCACGAATGGAACCTGGCTAAACGACCAACCAGTGGCTGCGGTCGAACTGCAGGGGCCAGCCATATTTCGGTGCGGTACCACATATTTTCAACTCGACTGGCCATCGCATGCACCAGCTTCCAAGGCCGCAGCGGCATCGCCGGAACAACAAAACTCAGTAGGATCCACTGCAGGTGCCGCTCCTGGTCCAGGTTCGCCGCCGAAGGCAAATTCATTGGTGACAAAGTCATGGGCAGATGCTGAGATTTTTGATCTGCGGATGACGGGCGGTTTTTGTGGTGCGTCAGCTTTAGAAATTACGCAGCGGTTTTCGTTGGCCGATCAAATCGAGCTGGTCCCCGCAGAAGGTGAAGGTGCGGAGGAATTTGTAGCGCGTTTACTGGCTGCGGAGGACGACATTGCTGCTATCGAGTTTCTGGCGTTTGCACTGCCTCGGCGTTGCGCGATCTGGTGGTTAATCCAGTGTCTACGCAGCGATTTCGAATTCGAAGGCCACGAGCGCAACGTGTTGGACTTGAGTGAGGCCTGGGTCAGACGTCCCAATCGACAGACCCGGCGACAGCCTCTAAAGCTGGCAGAACGACACGAAGTCGAAGGCCTTGCACGTTGGGTTGCGGATGCTGTGTTCCATAGCCACGGCAGCCTGGCGGCCGCCAATACACCGGAAGTTCAGCCCAAGGTCACATTGGCCGGCAAGACGATTTTGGCGGCTGTTTCACTGGCCGTTGTAGACTGCGAACCAGACCAGATTGCTGACCGTCGCCGCCGCTATATTGCGGATGCTCTGTGCTTCGCCACGCAGGACTCGCCCTGGTCTTAG
- a CDS encoding type VI secretion system Vgr family protein encodes MAEMNQGDRPIGVETPLGKDAVVLTSFAGEERISGLFDFELQLMSNRGDIEPAEIVGHKVDFYVRFPDGKPRYFNGHVNRFAYTGEGDRAHVYNATVVPWMWFLTKGSDCKVHETGTQQNAQDIIDGLLSGLGFTDYSWDLNRTPEKRDYCVQYRETHYEFVTRLLAEEGIYFYFKHEQGKHELVMTDHVNGVFDCEDADVRLLSKLSQPELTDNLSSWHHEYEFTTGKFAHKDYDFEKPSTDLLVSKDTLVKLPDIDRNEIYDHFGGYMAKAVGDELAKLRMEEQESGFNSVTGSSECRSFSPGGRFAMAAHHNSGERGGKWVLTAVQHTADQGGHYFSGGSHSDEIYTNKFRCIPADVVFRPPYQAKPRVHGIQSAVVVGPPGDEIYTDEYGRIKVQFQWDRLGKKDDKSSFWVRVMTPWAGNNWGMVHIPRIGHEVIIDFLDGDPDRPVMTGMVYNKENMPPYGLPDNMTQSGIKTRSSKGGSGANYNEIRFEDKKDSEEICIHAEKDLNQTVENNRTVTVGNNETHKVGFDVQDPGDQSLEVYNDQTIKIGHGSGKGGQKVEIYEDRDVTIEKGDDLLVIKSGDQKVTLDKGDQIITVSAGDQKFTVEGDQITKVNADQIITVKGDQKVTVTAGDLITKVSAGKSETTAATSLELKCGASSIKLTPAGITIKGVKVDVEGTASVGLSAPKIDVNADGILTLKGSMAKINS; translated from the coding sequence ATGGCAGAAATGAATCAGGGCGATCGGCCCATCGGTGTGGAAACTCCTTTGGGCAAAGACGCCGTCGTCCTGACGTCGTTTGCCGGTGAAGAACGGATTTCCGGGCTGTTCGATTTCGAACTGCAATTAATGTCCAATCGAGGCGACATTGAACCGGCCGAGATTGTCGGGCATAAGGTCGACTTCTACGTGCGATTCCCGGACGGCAAGCCGCGATACTTTAACGGCCACGTCAATCGCTTCGCGTATACAGGCGAAGGCGATCGAGCCCACGTATACAACGCAACCGTCGTTCCATGGATGTGGTTTTTGACCAAGGGCTCTGACTGCAAAGTCCATGAAACGGGCACTCAACAGAATGCTCAGGACATCATCGACGGTCTGTTGAGTGGCCTGGGGTTCACAGACTATTCGTGGGACCTGAACCGCACGCCTGAAAAACGCGACTACTGCGTTCAGTATCGCGAAACCCATTACGAATTCGTCACTCGCCTGCTGGCCGAAGAAGGAATCTACTTCTACTTCAAACACGAACAGGGCAAGCATGAACTAGTCATGACGGATCACGTCAACGGCGTCTTCGACTGTGAAGATGCAGACGTCCGTTTGCTGTCGAAGCTGTCTCAACCAGAGCTCACAGACAACCTTTCCAGTTGGCATCATGAATACGAATTCACGACCGGAAAGTTCGCACACAAAGACTACGATTTCGAAAAGCCATCAACGGATCTGCTGGTCTCCAAAGATACGCTGGTCAAGTTGCCAGACATTGACAGAAACGAGATCTACGACCATTTCGGCGGGTACATGGCAAAGGCCGTGGGCGATGAACTCGCGAAGCTGCGCATGGAGGAGCAGGAGTCAGGCTTTAATTCCGTGACCGGCAGCAGCGAATGCCGCTCATTTTCGCCGGGCGGACGATTTGCCATGGCCGCCCACCACAACAGCGGTGAACGAGGCGGCAAGTGGGTGCTGACGGCCGTTCAACACACGGCCGACCAGGGCGGACACTACTTCAGCGGCGGTTCGCATTCCGATGAGATCTACACAAACAAATTCAGGTGCATTCCTGCGGATGTTGTGTTCCGTCCGCCATATCAAGCTAAGCCACGCGTGCATGGCATTCAGTCGGCCGTTGTTGTGGGACCTCCCGGTGATGAAATTTATACGGACGAATACGGTCGCATCAAAGTCCAGTTTCAGTGGGACAGGCTTGGAAAGAAAGACGACAAAAGCAGCTTTTGGGTGCGCGTAATGACGCCGTGGGCTGGTAACAACTGGGGAATGGTCCACATTCCTCGCATTGGCCATGAGGTCATTATCGATTTCCTGGACGGTGACCCGGACCGACCGGTCATGACGGGCATGGTCTACAACAAAGAGAACATGCCTCCCTATGGCCTGCCCGACAACATGACTCAGTCGGGCATCAAAACACGCAGCTCAAAAGGAGGCAGTGGCGCTAACTACAACGAGATCCGGTTTGAAGACAAGAAGGACAGCGAAGAAATCTGCATTCATGCCGAGAAGGATCTGAATCAGACAGTCGAAAACAACCGGACGGTGACCGTCGGCAACAACGAAACGCACAAGGTGGGCTTTGACGTTCAAGACCCGGGAGACCAGTCTCTTGAGGTCTACAACGATCAGACGATCAAGATCGGCCACGGATCCGGAAAGGGCGGTCAGAAAGTTGAAATCTACGAAGACCGTGACGTAACGATCGAAAAGGGCGACGATCTGCTGGTCATCAAGAGTGGTGATCAAAAGGTCACGCTCGACAAGGGTGATCAGATCATCACAGTTTCCGCAGGCGACCAAAAATTCACGGTCGAAGGTGATCAAATCACGAAAGTGAATGCGGATCAGATCATTACTGTCAAAGGCGACCAGAAGGTCACAGTCACGGCAGGTGACCTCATAACCAAAGTCAGCGCCGGAAAGAGTGAAACCACGGCGGCGACGTCGCTGGAGTTGAAATGTGGTGCGAGCAGCATCAAGCTGACGCCAGCGGGAATCACAATCAAAGGTGTCAAAGTGGACGTCGAAGGCACCGCGAGTGTTGGCTTGTCAGCACCAAAAATCGACGTCAACGCCGACGGTATCCTGACACTCAAGGGGTCGATGGCGAAAATCAATTCTTGA
- a CDS encoding DUF2169 family type VI secretion system accessory protein: MSDPTEALVSAHPEQHDEIALVAKRTYDIGADGVCRPSEEQLPLVFKPENYDEAELPLLSPPCWDFDLLAFKPRTDVVLQGSAYSYGSPSTVVDAEIQMPGLSRTVRVHGDRTLQWNGSGPTFSQPKPFERMPVRYDRAYGGCDVRALGEHDDPIADGVMATEPDFELEPFLGFHYPRNPAGVGFVWVLDEESAQHVRVPNLEFPDDPVTPDRLAIGESARWLNGPLPACFDWSHASWFPRIGYLGLTPEHLTPDTEVSEVARGWAVPDLLTLRSVTNQGWHPGFQQAASPGMVVEDIKAKTSVTIRNLHPDSPEIRIQIAARPPEAEIAVSPLKKLTTKPQLNAVVIRPDDRQVVEVWSARSVAARQYHQVELDKMSWTIRWS; this comes from the coding sequence ATGTCTGATCCTACCGAAGCACTTGTGTCGGCCCACCCAGAACAACACGACGAGATTGCGTTGGTCGCCAAACGCACCTACGACATCGGCGCTGATGGTGTTTGCCGACCTTCTGAAGAACAGCTTCCCCTGGTTTTTAAACCTGAAAACTACGACGAGGCCGAGCTGCCATTGTTGTCTCCGCCTTGCTGGGACTTCGACCTGCTGGCCTTCAAGCCTCGCACCGATGTGGTGTTGCAGGGATCGGCATACAGCTACGGCTCTCCGTCGACGGTGGTCGATGCCGAAATTCAGATGCCCGGCCTGTCGCGAACTGTGCGCGTCCACGGGGACAGAACACTTCAGTGGAATGGAAGTGGGCCGACGTTCAGCCAGCCGAAACCGTTCGAACGCATGCCCGTTCGGTATGACCGCGCGTACGGTGGGTGCGATGTGCGGGCGCTGGGTGAGCACGATGATCCGATCGCGGACGGCGTGATGGCGACAGAGCCCGATTTTGAACTCGAACCATTTCTGGGCTTCCACTACCCGCGAAATCCGGCAGGAGTGGGCTTCGTTTGGGTGCTGGATGAAGAATCTGCTCAACACGTTCGCGTGCCGAATCTGGAGTTCCCCGACGATCCCGTGACGCCAGACCGGCTGGCAATCGGTGAGTCTGCTCGCTGGCTGAATGGTCCCTTGCCCGCCTGCTTTGATTGGTCGCATGCGTCGTGGTTTCCGCGAATCGGATACCTCGGGCTGACACCAGAGCACTTAACGCCGGACACCGAAGTCAGTGAAGTCGCTCGAGGCTGGGCGGTGCCCGACCTTCTGACTCTTCGTAGCGTCACCAATCAGGGGTGGCATCCCGGCTTCCAGCAGGCAGCTTCTCCCGGCATGGTGGTCGAAGACATCAAAGCCAAAACATCAGTGACCATTCGCAACCTGCATCCGGACTCTCCGGAGATCCGCATTCAGATTGCAGCTCGACCGCCCGAAGCGGAAATAGCGGTCAGCCCATTGAAAAAACTCACAACGAAACCACAACTGAACGCGGTAGTGATTCGACCGGACGATCGTCAGGTCGTGGAAGTATGGAGTGCGCGCAGCGTTGCCGCTCGTCAGTATCATCAGGTGGAACTGGACAAGATGTCCTGGACCATTCGCTGGAGTTAA
- a CDS encoding PIG-L deacetylase family protein, producing the protein MPNRPRLLILGAHPDDAEFHGGGLAAIYRELDRPVKLVSVTDGSAGHHERTRDELIPLRRAEAANAGAVIGATYETWDFTDGELEPTLDVRRRIIREIREFQPDLVLTHRICDYHPDHRAVGQCVQDASYMVTVPLVVPEVPALKNDPVVAFLPDLFTRPTPLRPDVVIDIAPYMKSISQMLACHQTQLFEWLAYEADVLHTVPNDQAAKEAWVLEWAKRYIGPRRERFREFLTAKAGAEQMSSLQFIEAFEISEYARQPDEDALKTLFPNAFFPSSVE; encoded by the coding sequence ATGCCCAACAGACCTCGACTCTTGATCCTCGGCGCGCATCCGGATGACGCGGAATTTCACGGCGGCGGCTTGGCCGCAATCTATCGCGAGCTGGACCGGCCAGTGAAGCTGGTGTCAGTGACAGACGGTTCTGCCGGACACCACGAACGGACTCGCGATGAGCTCATCCCATTACGTCGCGCGGAAGCCGCCAACGCCGGCGCAGTGATCGGTGCGACATACGAAACATGGGACTTTACGGACGGAGAACTCGAACCAACTCTGGACGTACGTCGCCGCATCATTCGGGAGATCCGAGAATTCCAGCCGGATCTCGTGCTGACTCATCGCATCTGCGACTACCACCCGGATCACCGAGCCGTCGGCCAGTGCGTGCAGGATGCGTCGTATATGGTCACCGTTCCTCTGGTCGTGCCCGAGGTGCCTGCATTAAAGAACGACCCCGTCGTCGCGTTTCTGCCGGACCTGTTTACTCGACCGACGCCGCTGCGGCCGGATGTTGTCATCGACATCGCACCGTACATGAAATCAATCTCGCAGATGCTGGCCTGTCACCAGACTCAATTGTTCGAATGGCTGGCCTATGAAGCCGATGTGCTTCACACCGTTCCCAACGATCAGGCCGCCAAAGAGGCGTGGGTGCTGGAGTGGGCGAAGCGGTACATCGGGCCGCGGAGGGAGCGATTTCGAGAATTTCTGACCGCAAAAGCAGGGGCCGAACAGATGAGTTCGCTGCAATTTATCGAAGCATTCGAAATCAGCGAGTATGCTCGACAGCCGGACGAAGACGCTCTGAAAACATTGTTTCCGAACGCTTTTTTCCCTTCGAGCGTCGAATAA
- a CDS encoding Hcp family type VI secretion system effector: MPAYIKIGDIKGEATDSGHKDWIIIQSMSSPIYRSIPEGAKDHQRTKGETTLGDIAVVRELDKSSTKLQESCANGTFYPEVEIHFCSTVGNKQEPYLKYKLKNVVVSSYSFQGMSSGDPLPSEEITLGYTEVEWTYVTLDPNNGKPVGNVPGKYNPGKGQA; this comes from the coding sequence ATGCCCGCGTACATCAAAATTGGCGACATCAAGGGCGAAGCCACCGATTCCGGCCACAAGGACTGGATCATCATTCAGTCAATGAGCTCACCGATCTACCGCTCAATTCCAGAAGGTGCAAAAGACCACCAGCGAACCAAAGGTGAGACCACTCTTGGCGACATCGCCGTAGTTCGCGAGCTGGACAAGTCGTCAACCAAGCTGCAGGAATCCTGTGCCAACGGTACTTTCTACCCTGAAGTGGAAATCCACTTCTGCTCGACAGTCGGGAATAAGCAGGAACCTTACCTGAAGTACAAACTGAAGAACGTCGTTGTATCTTCGTACAGTTTTCAGGGTATGTCGTCTGGCGATCCTCTGCCAAGCGAAGAAATCACTCTGGGCTATACCGAAGTGGAATGGACCTACGTGACACTCGATCCAAACAACGGCAAGCCCGTTGGAAACGTGCCTGGTAAGTACAACCCTGGCAAGGGCCAGGCATAA
- a CDS encoding Gfo/Idh/MocA family protein, whose translation MAHSAPRPVAPPSHTSRRSFLNASVMATAASAVALPATRAAVYAAGDDVIKVGLIGCGGRGTGAAKQALLADHNVKLTAMADVFEDRLHSSFKSLSAIEDLNGKLDVSPEQQFVGFDAYKELLATDVDVVLLTTPPHFRPMHLKAAIAADKHVFAEKPVAVDAPGVRSVLQSCEEAKRKKLSVVSGLCLRYDAGFRETVQRIHDGAVGDIHTLIANDYRGSIWTKPRQEDWTDMHWQMRNWYYLTWLSGDFNVEQHVHYLDVCAWLKGGYPTKAMGMGGRQVRTDEKFGNIFDHHSVTYEFDDGTRLFSNCRQQSGCRNDMSAYVLGSKGRASVSERRLEITADESWKFKDKAKNMYQVEHDELFAGIRSGQPLNNGEYMAQSTLLAIMGRMATYTGQEITWEMAMESKQDLSPESYDWGPAPEVVIAMPGLTKFV comes from the coding sequence ATGGCTCATTCTGCGCCGCGCCCCGTCGCCCCGCCTTCCCACACGTCGCGACGATCGTTTTTGAACGCGTCAGTAATGGCCACTGCCGCGAGCGCCGTTGCGCTGCCTGCGACACGAGCCGCCGTTTACGCGGCGGGTGACGACGTGATCAAAGTTGGACTCATCGGCTGCGGTGGGCGAGGGACCGGAGCCGCGAAGCAGGCTCTGCTGGCAGACCACAACGTCAAGCTGACGGCCATGGCTGACGTGTTTGAAGACCGGTTGCATTCGAGTTTCAAGTCGCTGTCGGCGATCGAAGACCTGAACGGTAAACTGGACGTCTCGCCGGAACAGCAGTTTGTGGGTTTCGATGCGTATAAAGAATTGCTGGCGACAGACGTCGACGTCGTGCTGCTCACGACGCCTCCCCATTTTCGGCCGATGCATCTGAAAGCCGCAATCGCCGCCGACAAGCATGTCTTCGCGGAAAAGCCGGTTGCCGTGGACGCGCCGGGCGTTCGTTCAGTACTGCAGTCTTGCGAAGAAGCGAAACGGAAGAAACTTTCGGTCGTATCCGGTTTGTGCCTGCGCTACGACGCCGGTTTTCGCGAAACCGTTCAGCGAATTCATGACGGCGCGGTCGGCGACATCCATACGTTGATCGCCAACGACTATCGTGGTTCCATCTGGACGAAACCGCGACAGGAGGATTGGACAGACATGCATTGGCAGATGCGAAACTGGTACTACCTCACGTGGCTGTCTGGCGACTTCAACGTTGAACAGCATGTGCATTATCTGGACGTGTGTGCATGGTTGAAAGGCGGCTACCCGACCAAAGCAATGGGTATGGGAGGACGTCAGGTTCGCACGGACGAAAAGTTCGGCAACATTTTTGATCATCACAGCGTCACCTACGAATTCGACGACGGCACTCGACTGTTCAGCAATTGTCGTCAGCAAAGTGGCTGTCGAAATGATATGTCGGCGTATGTCCTGGGCTCGAAAGGCCGGGCTTCTGTTTCTGAGCGGCGTCTGGAAATCACGGCCGATGAATCATGGAAGTTTAAAGACAAAGCGAAAAACATGTATCAGGTCGAACACGACGAGCTGTTCGCCGGGATACGATCCGGACAGCCTCTGAACAACGGCGAATACATGGCCCAAAGCACATTGCTGGCGATCATGGGCCGCATGGCGACCTACACCGGGCAGGAAATCACATGGGAAATGGCGATGGAATCGAAACAGGATCTCTCGCCGGAATCCTATGACTGGGGCCCCGCTCCGGAAGTCGTGATTGCTATGCCGGGACTCACCAAGTTCGTCTGA
- a CDS encoding type VI secretion system Vgr family protein, with product MAEMIQGERPIGVETPLGTDVLVLTSFAGEERISGLFSFELQLMSERGDIKPDEIVGQNIDFYIRFPDGEPRYFNGHVNRFTYRGKGDRAHIYQAHVVPWFWFLTKGADCKVHETGSQQSAQDIIDGLLGELGYTDYKWDLKRTPEKRDYCVQYRETHYDFITRLLAEEGIYYYFKHEQGKHELVMTDHVGGVFDCEDAEVQLLSNLAQPELTDNLSSWNHDYEFTTGKFAHTDYDFEKPSTKLLVTKDTLISLPDIKKHEVYDFPGDYLDKGLGDGLAKLRMEAEEAGFDSVTGSSECRSFSPGGRFEVVDHHNDGEKGGKWVLTAVQHTADQGGNYFGGGTHSDDIYKNQFKCIPAEVVFRPPFRPKPRVHGIQSAVVVGPSGDEIYTDEFGRIKVQFQWDRLGAADDKSSFWVRVMTPWAGANWGMVHIPRIGHEVIIDFLDGDPDRPVMTGMVYNKENMPPYGLPDNMTQSGIKSRSSKGGGAANFNEIRFEDKMGSEEVYIHAEKDKNEVVENDHTVSVGHDETMDVGNDRTRTVGNDEKVDVVNNRTRTVGSNESVTVGKMRTHTVGINEAITVGASQEVTVGAAQAITVGANQATTIGVNQSNEVGKDQSVEVGDNQTTQIGKDQSITIGDNQTIQIGKKLSINVGDEISIVTGKAKLVMKKDGTILISGKDITVEGKGKINVKASKDIVMKGKKILQN from the coding sequence ATGGCAGAAATGATTCAGGGCGAACGGCCCATCGGCGTGGAAACTCCTCTTGGAACGGACGTCCTTGTGCTGACGTCCTTTGCTGGCGAAGAACGTATTTCCGGTCTGTTTTCGTTCGAACTGCAACTGATGTCCGAACGGGGCGACATCAAGCCGGACGAGATTGTCGGTCAAAACATCGACTTCTACATTCGTTTTCCGGACGGCGAGCCTCGCTACTTTAATGGCCACGTCAATCGGTTCACGTACCGCGGCAAAGGCGACCGGGCTCACATTTACCAGGCTCATGTCGTGCCGTGGTTCTGGTTCCTGACCAAAGGGGCCGACTGCAAAGTGCATGAAACGGGAAGTCAACAAAGTGCGCAGGACATCATCGACGGACTGCTCGGCGAGCTGGGCTACACCGACTATAAATGGGACCTCAAACGCACGCCTGAGAAACGCGACTACTGCGTTCAGTACCGCGAAACTCACTACGATTTCATTACCCGACTTCTGGCCGAAGAAGGAATTTACTACTACTTCAAGCATGAGCAGGGCAAGCATGAACTGGTCATGACGGATCACGTGGGCGGTGTGTTTGATTGCGAAGATGCCGAGGTGCAGCTTCTTTCAAACCTGGCTCAGCCCGAACTGACAGACAACCTGTCGTCGTGGAATCACGACTACGAATTCACAACGGGCAAGTTCGCTCACACCGACTACGACTTCGAAAAGCCGTCGACAAAACTGCTGGTCACGAAGGACACCCTGATCTCACTGCCAGACATCAAAAAGCATGAGGTCTACGATTTTCCTGGCGACTACCTCGACAAAGGACTGGGCGACGGTCTTGCCAAACTGCGAATGGAAGCCGAAGAAGCCGGGTTCGATTCGGTCACGGGTAGCAGTGAATGCCGATCGTTTTCACCCGGCGGCCGCTTTGAGGTGGTCGACCATCACAACGATGGCGAGAAAGGTGGGAAGTGGGTTCTGACGGCCGTTCAGCACACGGCAGACCAGGGCGGCAACTATTTCGGCGGCGGCACGCATTCGGACGACATCTACAAGAATCAGTTTAAGTGCATTCCAGCCGAAGTCGTATTTCGTCCACCGTTTCGCCCAAAGCCGCGCGTGCATGGCATCCAGTCAGCCGTTGTGGTTGGGCCGTCCGGCGACGAGATCTACACCGACGAGTTTGGACGCATCAAAGTTCAGTTCCAATGGGACCGGCTGGGAGCGGCCGACGACAAGAGCAGCTTCTGGGTACGAGTCATGACGCCGTGGGCAGGTGCCAACTGGGGCATGGTTCACATCCCTCGCATTGGCCACGAAGTCATTATCGACTTTCTGGATGGTGACCCGGACCGTCCCGTGATGACGGGCATGGTCTACAACAAAGAGAACATGCCTCCCTATGGCCTGCCCGACAACATGACTCAGTCGGGCATCAAGTCACGTAGCTCAAAAGGAGGCGGCGCGGCCAACTTCAACGAAATTCGTTTCGAAGACAAGATGGGCAGCGAAGAGGTCTACATTCACGCTGAAAAAGACAAGAACGAAGTGGTTGAGAACGATCACACGGTCAGCGTGGGCCACGACGAAACGATGGACGTCGGTAACGACCGAACTCGAACGGTGGGCAACGACGAAAAAGTAGACGTTGTCAACAACCGAACCCGCACTGTCGGCAGCAACGAGAGCGTGACGGTCGGAAAAATGAGGACTCACACGGTCGGCATTAACGAAGCGATCACCGTCGGCGCGTCGCAGGAAGTCACAGTTGGCGCCGCACAGGCAATTACGGTGGGAGCCAATCAAGCGACGACCATTGGCGTCAATCAATCGAATGAAGTCGGCAAGGACCAATCGGTCGAAGTCGGTGACAATCAGACGACACAGATCGGCAAGGACCAGTCGATCACCATTGGCGACAATCAGACGATTCAGATCGGCAAAAAGTTGTCCATCAACGTCGGCGACGAAATCTCAATCGTCACTGGCAAGGCGAAGCTGGTGATGAAAAAAGACGGCACGATTCTGATCAGCGGTAAAGACATCACTGTCGAAGGAAAAGGCAAGATCAACGTCAAGGCGTCGAAAGATATCGTCATGAAGGGCAAGAAAATCCTGCAGAACTAA
- a CDS encoding DUF2169 family type VI secretion system accessory protein, producing MDLINRTGFNVGLPYTVVDEDMMLASAIVRASFDIVEGELVASEEQEWPIGEPVELELGAFDEDSPFRKAGVDVMLLGHAYPEKTPGTRSRVELQIGSQSWSVLVYGNRRWVRSGRKLVPERPQPFQSIPLTWERAYGGKCPVENGDFPFHANPDGRGFYVDEESAEGGVLPNLEDPENQIATWQDQPEPTCFAPLSRESSLRIFNSAEFDTDTAPPQIRRIKPSYHNNANPKLILPKVPPPDSTVRITGVQANGRELNFRLPELSFHAYVQLQDRSYVFPSQLDTITILSDERRVILGHRCCFKYRFRPLERRVAIVREGSAPATVPPEYIVDWAEFNASEVVNV from the coding sequence ATGGACCTTATCAATCGAACCGGATTCAATGTGGGACTGCCTTACACTGTTGTCGACGAGGACATGATGCTGGCTTCTGCCATCGTCCGAGCTTCTTTCGACATCGTAGAAGGTGAACTTGTCGCATCGGAGGAGCAGGAGTGGCCGATAGGCGAACCCGTTGAGCTGGAACTGGGAGCCTTCGACGAAGATTCGCCGTTTCGCAAAGCCGGCGTTGACGTGATGTTACTGGGGCACGCCTATCCCGAAAAAACTCCGGGCACCAGATCGCGAGTGGAATTGCAGATCGGTTCGCAGTCGTGGTCTGTTCTGGTCTACGGCAATCGGCGCTGGGTGCGTTCCGGCAGGAAATTGGTCCCTGAGAGGCCTCAGCCATTCCAGTCAATTCCGCTGACATGGGAACGCGCCTATGGGGGCAAGTGTCCTGTCGAAAATGGCGACTTTCCCTTCCATGCAAATCCAGACGGCCGCGGATTTTACGTGGACGAGGAATCTGCTGAAGGCGGCGTTCTTCCGAATCTGGAAGATCCTGAGAACCAAATCGCAACATGGCAGGATCAGCCGGAACCCACGTGTTTTGCACCGCTTTCGCGCGAGAGTTCATTACGGATTTTCAACTCGGCAGAATTCGACACAGATACTGCTCCGCCTCAAATCCGCCGAATCAAGCCGAGCTATCACAACAACGCGAACCCGAAACTCATACTTCCCAAAGTGCCACCACCGGACTCAACGGTTCGTATAACTGGCGTGCAGGCCAATGGCCGCGAGTTGAATTTTCGATTGCCAGAGCTGTCGTTTCATGCGTATGTGCAATTGCAGGATCGCAGCTATGTGTTTCCGTCTCAGTTAGACACAATCACTATTCTGTCTGATGAACGGCGGGTGATATTGGGGCATCGTTGTTGCTTCAAATACCGGTTTCGGCCATTGGAACGTCGCGTCGCGATTGTGCGGGAGGGCTCTGCTCCGGCCACGGTTCCGCCGGAATACATTGTCGACTGGGCTGAATTCAACGCCTCGGAGGTGGTCAATGTCTGA
- a CDS encoding VanZ family protein — protein MLPTTSSSFLQRATGRAAHVAACLCLLLFVSWGLLTPDPLAVVKRSPFSILTTVSDLLMHFCVFGGFSIACCSLTARATDPRVQKGVLFLLMVYSTATELMQIYVPRRTCDPLDAIANIVGIVIGAAIVNWFVSRRPRSATALG, from the coding sequence ATGCTTCCCACCACTTCATCATCGTTTCTGCAGCGCGCGACCGGTCGAGCCGCTCACGTGGCTGCCTGCCTTTGTCTGCTGCTATTCGTTTCGTGGGGATTGCTGACTCCGGATCCACTGGCCGTGGTCAAGCGAAGTCCCTTCTCGATCCTGACGACGGTTAGTGACCTTTTGATGCACTTTTGTGTGTTTGGCGGATTTTCCATCGCCTGCTGTTCGCTCACAGCACGAGCCACCGATCCGCGAGTTCAGAAGGGCGTCCTGTTTTTGCTGATGGTGTATTCGACGGCCACCGAACTCATGCAGATCTACGTCCCTCGCCGGACCTGCGATCCGCTCGATGCAATCGCCAACATCGTCGGCATTGTGATCGGCGCAGCAATCGTCAACTGGTTCGTCAGCCGTCGGCCGCGATCCGCTACCGCGCTGGGCTAA